A single region of the Aurantiacibacter sp. MUD11 genome encodes:
- the mnmA gene encoding tRNA 2-thiouridine(34) synthase MnmA codes for MSDIAALPVSVNAEELFDLPRPASECRIVVAMSGGVDSSVVAALAARTGAEVMGITLQLYDYGAATGRKGACCAGDDIRDARMVADRLGIAHYVFDHESSFREEVVETFADEYLAGRTPIPCIRCNMGPKFTDLLRMAKELGADCLATGHYVRRVVGEHGPELHRALDPARDQSYFLYATTEEQLDYLRFPLGGLPKTEVRAIAEEFGLVVANKPDSQDICFVPDGDYAKIVKAMRPEGGRAGEIVHAESGEVLGQHPGIIHYTVGQRRGLEIGGQPEPLYVVGLDPEGARVLVGPKRMLAVQAAKLVETNRIGPLPDAPLTAKVRSLAKPVPIVLDGPLGDGAATTIRFDTPEYGVAPGQAAVIYAGDRVVGGGWIETTEKA; via the coding sequence ATGTCCGATATCGCCGCCCTTCCCGTCTCGGTTAACGCCGAGGAGCTTTTCGACCTGCCGCGCCCCGCGTCCGAATGCCGGATCGTGGTCGCCATGTCGGGCGGCGTGGACTCCTCCGTGGTGGCGGCCCTGGCGGCCCGTACCGGCGCAGAAGTGATGGGCATCACGCTGCAGCTTTACGACTATGGCGCGGCGACGGGTCGCAAGGGCGCCTGCTGCGCCGGCGACGACATTCGCGACGCGCGTATGGTGGCAGACCGGCTGGGCATCGCGCATTACGTGTTCGACCACGAGTCGAGCTTCCGCGAGGAGGTGGTCGAAACCTTCGCCGACGAATACCTGGCCGGCCGCACGCCCATTCCCTGCATCCGCTGCAACATGGGGCCCAAGTTCACCGACCTGCTGCGCATGGCGAAGGAGCTGGGCGCGGATTGCCTTGCCACCGGCCACTATGTGCGCCGGGTGGTGGGCGAGCACGGCCCTGAACTCCACCGCGCGCTCGATCCCGCGCGCGACCAGTCGTACTTCCTCTACGCCACGACCGAGGAGCAGCTCGACTACCTACGCTTCCCGCTGGGCGGACTGCCCAAGACCGAGGTGCGTGCGATTGCCGAGGAGTTCGGGCTGGTGGTGGCGAACAAGCCGGACAGCCAGGACATCTGCTTCGTGCCCGATGGCGACTATGCCAAGATCGTGAAGGCGATGCGGCCCGAGGGCGGCCGCGCCGGCGAGATCGTGCATGCCGAAAGCGGCGAGGTGCTGGGCCAGCACCCCGGCATCATCCACTACACTGTCGGCCAGCGCCGCGGGCTGGAGATCGGCGGCCAGCCGGAACCGCTCTACGTTGTCGGTCTCGACCCCGAAGGCGCGCGCGTACTCGTCGGACCCAAGCGCATGCTGGCAGTGCAGGCCGCTAAGCTGGTGGAGACCAACCGCATCGGGCCGCTGCCCGACGCACCGCTGACGGCCAAGGTACGCTCGCTGGCCAAGCCGGTGCCGATCGTGCTGGATGGGCCGCTGGGCGACGGCGCGGCGACCACGATCCGCTTCGACACGCCCGAATACGGTGTCGCGCCCGGCCAGGCCGCCGTGATCTATGCCGGCGATCGGGTGGTCGGCGGAGGGTGGATCGAGACGACCGAGAAAGCCTAG
- the sciP gene encoding CtrA inhibitor SciP → MIENQKIRPAQVIGPLGEPLTIDDLPSPDTKRWVVRRKAEVVAAVNGGLLTIDEVLERYNLTLEEFAGWQRAVDRSGMQGLRVTRIQHYRDLYERQLKY, encoded by the coding sequence ATGATCGAGAACCAGAAAATCCGTCCGGCGCAGGTAATCGGCCCCCTTGGCGAGCCGCTGACAATCGACGACCTTCCTTCCCCCGACACCAAGCGGTGGGTGGTTCGCCGCAAAGCGGAAGTCGTGGCTGCCGTTAACGGCGGGCTGCTGACGATCGACGAAGTCCTTGAGCGTTACAACCTGACGCTGGAGGAATTTGCGGGCTGGCAGCGGGCGGTCGACCGCTCTGGCATGCAGGGCCTGCGCGTCACCCGTATCCAGCACTATCGCGACCTTTACGAGCGCCAGCTCAAGTACTGA
- a CDS encoding GlsB/YeaQ/YmgE family stress response membrane protein, which translates to MGWIIAIIVGGVIGWIASMIMNRDASMGIFWNIVVGLIGSLLGGWIGTTFLNIGSTLTEFSLPGLAMSLAGAVVLLGIMNLIQRGRVR; encoded by the coding sequence ATGGGTTGGATTATCGCAATTATCGTTGGCGGCGTCATCGGCTGGATCGCCAGCATGATCATGAACCGCGACGCTTCGATGGGCATTTTCTGGAATATCGTCGTGGGCCTGATCGGCTCGCTGCTCGGCGGCTGGATCGGCACGACCTTCCTCAACATCGGTTCCACCCTGACCGAGTTCAGCCTTCCCGGGCTGGCCATGAGCCTTGCCGGCGCAGTCGTGCTGCTGGGCATCATGAACCTGATCCAGCGCGGACGGGTGCGTTAA
- a CDS encoding efflux RND transporter periplasmic adaptor subunit encodes MNYETKVDLADTRDGVLLEGDPEAEAARAKRRKMWTIVGVIVVGALVALWLLTRGEETVPFAAGEDSTTPRVTVVSPGAGTIQGYINATGTLAARREMPVGVVGEGGRVVSVAVEPGDWVRAGQVLAVIDRSVQNQQASAQEAQINVAQADADLAQANLDRALQLVERGFISQADIDRLTATRDAAVARVEVARAQLAERRARNAQLNIVAPAAGLVLTRNVEPGQVVSPGSGTLFSIARGGEMELLARIGEVELGAVNVGATGLVTPVGTDQQFTCQVWQKSPVIDELTRQGTARCALSYDPALRPGGFASIEMASQAVVAPRLPESAIMSDDRGSYVYIIDDENLVVRRDVELGMISDEGIAVASGLQGDERVVLRAGGFLTEGETVRPVTETAQ; translated from the coding sequence ATGAATTACGAGACCAAAGTGGATCTTGCAGATACTCGAGACGGCGTCTTACTCGAAGGCGATCCGGAAGCCGAAGCCGCGCGCGCCAAGCGCCGCAAGATGTGGACCATCGTGGGCGTCATCGTGGTCGGTGCGCTGGTGGCTCTGTGGCTGCTGACGCGCGGTGAGGAGACGGTGCCCTTTGCTGCCGGCGAAGACAGCACCACCCCGCGCGTGACCGTCGTTTCGCCGGGCGCCGGGACGATCCAGGGTTATATCAATGCCACCGGCACGCTGGCAGCACGCCGGGAAATGCCGGTCGGCGTGGTTGGCGAAGGCGGCCGCGTCGTCTCCGTGGCGGTGGAGCCGGGTGACTGGGTGCGCGCCGGCCAGGTGCTCGCCGTGATCGATCGCTCGGTGCAGAACCAGCAGGCATCGGCGCAGGAAGCGCAGATCAATGTGGCGCAGGCCGATGCCGACCTGGCCCAGGCCAATCTCGATCGCGCCCTGCAGCTGGTGGAGCGTGGCTTCATCAGCCAGGCCGATATCGACCGGCTGACCGCTACGCGCGATGCCGCCGTGGCCCGCGTCGAAGTGGCCCGCGCCCAGCTGGCCGAACGTCGCGCCCGTAATGCCCAGCTCAACATCGTCGCTCCGGCCGCCGGCCTGGTGCTGACGCGCAATGTCGAGCCCGGCCAGGTCGTCAGTCCCGGCTCCGGCACGCTGTTCAGCATTGCTCGCGGCGGCGAGATGGAACTGCTGGCGCGCATTGGCGAGGTCGAACTCGGCGCGGTCAACGTCGGCGCCACCGGTCTCGTGACGCCGGTCGGCACGGACCAGCAGTTCACCTGCCAGGTTTGGCAGAAGTCGCCGGTGATCGACGAGCTTACCCGCCAGGGCACCGCGCGTTGCGCCTTGTCCTACGACCCGGCCCTGCGTCCGGGCGGCTTTGCCTCGATCGAAATGGCGAGCCAGGCCGTGGTTGCCCCGCGTCTGCCCGAAAGTGCGATCATGTCGGACGACCGTGGCAGCTATGTCTACATCATCGATGACGAGAACCTTGTCGTTCGCCGCGATGTCGAACTCGGCATGATCAGCGATGAAGGTATCGCCGTGGCCAGCGGCCTGCAGGGTGACGAGCGCGTCGTGCTGCGCGCCGGCGGCTTCCTGACCGAAGGCGAGACGGTACGTCCTGTAACCGAAACGGCACAATAG
- a CDS encoding efflux RND transporter permease subunit, which produces MNLNQISAWSIRNPIVPILAFIGLMLAGIFSFQDMDIQDQPDIEFPVVLVNISQPGAAPPEVENQITQRVEAAVQTLDGVENIRSTASEGSSFTQIEFALGTDIAEAVNEVKSEIDNIRGELPDGILEPRVFKQQTSSQPIVSFGVTADDMTLEQLSWFIDDTVTKRLLTVDGLAEVSRSGGVDREILVILDPARMQSLGVTASQVNNSLRQLNLNAAGGQAEIAGSRQSVRVLGNARDAYELSQTQIPIGGGRFVKLSDIARVTDSFGELTTVAKVDGKQVVTFSITRARGESDVRVYDDAIEVLQQLQEANPGVTFTRLFTEVDYTKDQYESSMALLVEGALLAVVVVFLFLRDWRATIIAALAIPLSAIPTFYFMDLLGFSLNTLSLLALGLVAGVLVDDAIVEIENIVRHMRMGKSAYQASIDAADEIGLAVVATTFCIVAVFLPVGLMPGISGQFFKNFGLTVVASVLMSLAVARMITPMVAAYFLKAKGQAVHGEGPMMDRYMKVLRWSLDTTAFRAMRQRIGHAPTRWYFHVASLLVGWFLLIILPAMGGGGDPAMAGEAAAEAGGFEMPAVSTFIWMALPAYVVGGLVTFVVGLILGRIIGYEANAYVARSRYLAARFLDHRVWMMLVGVFALLLTVVIAGSVPQQFFPDNDSDFSRISVSMVPGTTLEQTEAVIDEISARLSEEQEVALALGIANEGSGRISLVLRDDRERSSLEFEREMTPVLQDIPDARVNFQNNQGGGGGTGRAISIMLSGSDPDLLFETAATLVEQMETVDGAVAPRIDYDLQRPELIIEPREDLAASLGVTTQALSQAIRIATLGDIDQNAAKFSLSDRQIPIRVRLAEDARRNLSTIENLPVPTATGGSVPLNRVADISLGMGPTSIERYNQNRRVFVGVDVAPGFARGTVLNAINSLPIMDNLPTGVSNLPVGADEWQADLIQSFIVAVVTGLFLVFAVLVLLYRRLVSPLVNMGSLFLAPLGGFVALVVVGVLQNGQPLPISLPVFIGMLMLLGIVAKNSILLIDFAIEEMAAGTEKMAAIIEAGHKRAQPIVMTTVAMTAGMVPTALSLTGDSAWRAPMGTVVIGGLLLSTLLTLLIVPAGFSLADGLEKKLGPWLREKFLTYQPGDEHGPRAEPQPAE; this is translated from the coding sequence ATGAACCTGAACCAGATCTCTGCCTGGTCGATCCGGAATCCGATCGTCCCCATCCTGGCGTTCATCGGCCTGATGCTGGCCGGTATCTTCTCGTTCCAGGACATGGATATCCAGGACCAGCCGGACATCGAATTCCCGGTGGTGCTGGTCAACATTTCGCAGCCGGGCGCCGCGCCGCCGGAGGTCGAGAACCAGATCACTCAGCGCGTCGAGGCGGCGGTGCAGACGCTCGACGGGGTGGAGAATATCCGTTCGACCGCATCGGAAGGCAGTTCCTTCACGCAGATCGAATTCGCGCTGGGCACCGACATCGCCGAGGCGGTGAACGAGGTGAAGAGCGAGATCGACAACATCCGCGGGGAGCTGCCCGACGGCATTCTCGAACCGCGCGTGTTCAAGCAGCAGACCAGCTCGCAGCCGATCGTTTCCTTCGGCGTGACGGCCGACGACATGACGCTGGAGCAGCTCAGCTGGTTCATCGACGATACGGTGACCAAGCGCCTGCTGACGGTGGATGGTCTGGCCGAGGTCAGCCGCAGCGGCGGTGTCGACCGCGAAATCCTCGTCATCCTCGATCCGGCGCGCATGCAGTCGCTGGGCGTCACCGCCAGCCAGGTGAACAATTCGCTGCGCCAGCTGAACCTCAACGCGGCGGGTGGCCAGGCCGAGATCGCCGGGTCACGCCAGTCGGTGCGTGTGCTGGGCAATGCCCGCGACGCCTATGAACTGTCGCAGACGCAGATTCCCATCGGCGGCGGCCGTTTCGTCAAGCTGTCGGACATCGCCCGCGTCACCGATTCCTTCGGCGAACTGACCACCGTGGCCAAGGTCGATGGCAAGCAGGTCGTTACGTTCTCCATCACCCGTGCGCGCGGCGAGAGCGACGTGCGCGTCTATGACGATGCCATCGAGGTGCTGCAGCAATTGCAGGAGGCCAACCCCGGCGTCACCTTCACGCGCCTGTTCACCGAGGTCGACTACACCAAGGACCAGTACGAAAGCTCGATGGCGCTGCTGGTCGAGGGCGCGCTGCTTGCCGTGGTCGTGGTGTTCCTGTTCCTGCGCGACTGGCGCGCGACCATCATCGCCGCGCTGGCGATCCCGCTGTCGGCCATCCCGACCTTCTATTTCATGGACCTGCTCGGCTTCTCGCTGAACACGCTGTCGCTGCTCGCACTCGGACTGGTGGCCGGTGTCCTTGTCGATGACGCCATCGTCGAGATCGAGAATATCGTGCGCCACATGCGCATGGGCAAAAGCGCCTACCAGGCCTCCATCGACGCTGCCGACGAGATCGGCCTCGCGGTTGTCGCCACCACCTTCTGTATCGTCGCGGTCTTCCTGCCGGTGGGCCTGATGCCGGGCATTTCCGGCCAGTTCTTCAAGAACTTCGGCCTGACCGTCGTCGCCTCCGTGCTGATGTCGCTGGCCGTGGCCCGCATGATAACGCCCATGGTCGCGGCCTACTTCCTCAAGGCCAAGGGGCAGGCGGTGCACGGTGAAGGTCCGATGATGGACCGCTACATGAAGGTTCTGCGCTGGTCGCTCGACACCACGGCCTTTCGCGCGATGCGCCAGCGTATCGGCCATGCGCCGACCCGGTGGTATTTCCACGTCGCTTCGCTGCTGGTCGGCTGGTTCCTCCTGATCATCCTGCCTGCCATGGGCGGTGGCGGCGACCCGGCCATGGCGGGCGAGGCCGCTGCGGAGGCCGGCGGTTTCGAAATGCCGGCTGTATCCACCTTCATCTGGATGGCGCTGCCGGCCTACGTCGTCGGCGGCCTGGTCACCTTTGTTGTCGGCCTGATCCTCGGTCGCATCATCGGCTACGAGGCCAATGCCTACGTGGCCCGCTCGCGCTACCTTGCCGCGCGTTTCCTCGACCACCGCGTGTGGATGATGCTGGTGGGCGTGTTCGCCCTGCTGCTGACCGTGGTGATCGCGGGCAGCGTGCCGCAGCAGTTCTTCCCCGACAACGACAGCGACTTCTCGCGCATCTCGGTCTCGATGGTGCCGGGCACCACGCTGGAACAGACCGAAGCGGTGATCGACGAGATTTCCGCGCGCCTGAGCGAAGAGCAGGAAGTCGCGCTGGCGCTGGGCATCGCCAACGAAGGTTCGGGCCGCATCAGCCTGGTGCTGCGCGACGATCGTGAGCGTTCCAGCCTGGAATTCGAGCGTGAGATGACGCCGGTGCTGCAGGACATTCCCGACGCGCGCGTCAACTTCCAGAACAACCAGGGCGGCGGTGGCGGCACCGGTCGGGCAATCTCCATCATGCTCTCCGGCTCCGATCCGGACCTGCTGTTCGAGACTGCCGCGACGCTGGTCGAACAGATGGAGACGGTCGATGGCGCCGTTGCGCCGCGTATCGACTACGACCTTCAGCGCCCCGAGCTGATCATCGAGCCGCGCGAGGACCTCGCCGCCAGCCTTGGCGTCACCACGCAGGCGCTGAGTCAGGCGATCCGCATCGCGACGCTGGGCGATATCGACCAGAACGCCGCCAAGTTCTCGCTGTCCGACCGCCAGATCCCGATCCGGGTCCGACTTGCCGAGGATGCCCGCCGCAACCTCTCGACCATCGAGAACCTACCGGTGCCCACGGCAACGGGCGGCTCGGTGCCGCTCAACCGGGTGGCCGACATCTCGCTGGGCATGGGGCCGACCTCGATCGAGCGTTACAACCAGAACCGTCGCGTGTTCGTGGGGGTCGACGTGGCGCCGGGCTTTGCGCGCGGCACCGTGCTCAACGCCATCAATTCGCTGCCGATCATGGACAACCTGCCGACCGGCGTTTCCAACCTGCCGGTGGGTGCGGACGAGTGGCAGGCGGACCTGATCCAGAGCTTCATCGTCGCCGTGGTGACGGGCCTGTTCCTCGTCTTCGCGGTGCTGGTGCTGCTCTATCGCCGCCTGGTGTCGCCACTGGTCAACATGGGCTCGCTGTTCCTTGCCCCGCTGGGTGGCTTTGTCGCCCTGGTCGTGGTCGGCGTGCTGCAGAATGGACAGCCGCTGCCGATCTCGCTGCCGGTGTTCATCGGCATGCTGATGCTGCTGGGCATCGTCGCCAAGAACTCCATCCTACTGATCGACTTCGCCATCGAGGAGATGGCCGCGGGCACAGAGAAGATGGCTGCCATCATCGAAGCCGGCCACAAACGTGCCCAGCCCATCGTCATGACCACCGTGGCCATGACTGCGGGCATGGTGCCGACCGCGCTTTCGCTGACTGGTGACAGCGCCTGGCGCGCCCCCATGGGCACGGTGGTGATCGGCGGCCTGCTGCTTTCCACCCTGCTGACGCTGCTGATCGTTCCGGCGGGCTTCAGCCTGGCCGACGGGCTGGAGAAGAAGCTTGGCCCGTGGTTGCGCGAGAAATTCCTGACCTACCAGCCGGGTGACGAGCACGGTCCGCGCGCGGAGCCTCAGCCTGCCGAGTAG
- a CDS encoding DUF445 domain-containing protein: MQGGAPLPPDRARRMRITATLLLVAMAAIFLLAHNMLTVHPVWGYVHAFAEAAMVGGLADWFAVTALFRHPLGIPIPHTAIIPENKDRIADTMAQFLRSNFLTPVVVARRMREMNVAKAAGDFLVKGGDTTEGRLRAGAAELLVELLESLDPDRLGMQVKAGLARQAEKIEIAPLLGKMLEAAIADDRHRPLMDGMIRWAGLTLEDNEEMVRDIVQQRANAVIRWTGLDGRLANSVLDGLYRLLAEILVDPEHPLRGKVQEGLEKLAHDLQHDPETRAKVERMKNDLLDNPAVADWWMGVWERLRKSLIDMVRNPDRAMDGQMGHSLAELGKTLQSDPALQLQVNRFARRTLVGMVNRYGEQIVSLVSTTVKSWDASTVTGRIERAVGRDLQFIRINGTLVGGLVGVTIHFLTQVL, translated from the coding sequence ATGCAGGGCGGCGCGCCGCTGCCGCCCGATCGTGCGCGCCGCATGCGCATCACCGCGACGCTGTTGCTGGTGGCCATGGCCGCAATCTTCCTGCTCGCGCACAACATGCTCACCGTCCACCCGGTGTGGGGCTATGTCCATGCCTTCGCCGAGGCGGCGATGGTGGGCGGCCTCGCCGACTGGTTCGCGGTTACGGCGCTGTTCCGCCACCCGCTGGGCATCCCCATCCCGCACACGGCGATCATCCCGGAGAACAAGGATCGCATCGCCGACACGATGGCGCAGTTCCTGCGCTCCAACTTCCTCACGCCCGTCGTGGTCGCCCGCCGGATGCGCGAGATGAACGTGGCCAAGGCAGCAGGTGATTTCCTGGTCAAGGGCGGCGACACCACCGAGGGCCGTTTGCGCGCGGGCGCTGCCGAGCTGTTGGTCGAACTGCTCGAATCGCTCGATCCCGACCGCCTGGGGATGCAAGTGAAGGCGGGTCTGGCGCGGCAGGCGGAGAAGATCGAAATCGCCCCACTGCTGGGCAAGATGCTCGAAGCCGCAATCGCCGACGATCGCCACCGCCCGTTGATGGACGGGATGATCCGCTGGGCCGGCCTGACGCTGGAAGACAACGAGGAAATGGTGCGCGATATCGTGCAGCAGCGCGCCAATGCCGTGATCCGCTGGACGGGTCTGGACGGCCGGTTGGCCAATTCGGTACTCGACGGCCTCTATCGCCTGCTGGCCGAGATCCTGGTCGACCCCGAACATCCGCTACGTGGCAAGGTGCAGGAAGGGCTGGAGAAGCTGGCGCACGACCTGCAACACGATCCCGAGACCCGCGCCAAGGTCGAGCGGATGAAGAACGACCTGCTCGACAATCCCGCCGTCGCCGACTGGTGGATGGGCGTATGGGAGCGGCTGCGCAAGTCGCTGATCGACATGGTCCGCAATCCCGACCGCGCGATGGACGGACAGATGGGCCACAGCCTCGCCGAACTGGGCAAGACCCTGCAGAGCGACCCGGCGCTGCAGCTACAGGTGAACCGTTTCGCCCGTCGCACGCTCGTGGGCATGGTCAATCGCTATGGCGAGCAGATCGTCAGCCTGGTCTCCACCACGGTGAAAAGCTGGGATGCCAGCACCGTCACCGGCCGCATCGAGCGCGCGGTGGGGCGCGACCTGCAGTTCATCCGCATCAACGGCACGCTGGTGGGCGGACTCGTCGGCGTGACGATCCACTTCCTGACGCAGGTGCTGTAA
- a CDS encoding electron transfer flavoprotein subunit alpha/FixB family protein has translation MTALVIAEHTGGQVADATLATVTAAAALGGDVHVLVAGGDDAAGAADAAAKIAGVAKVLLAQNAAYAHMLAENVAPLIVGLMDGYDAVLAPATTTGKNVMPRVAALLDVMQVSDIISVEGPKAFKRPIYAGNAIATVESSDPKLVITVRTTTFDKAAAEGGSASVENVSGSGDAGLSSFVGLDAVESERPELTSAGIVVSGGRALKDAETFEQVITPLADKLGAAIGASRAAVDAGYVPNDYQVGQTGKIVAPEVYIAIGISGAIQHLAGMKDSKTIVAINKDPDAPIFQVADIGLVADLFNAVPELTEKL, from the coding sequence ATGACTGCTCTTGTTATTGCCGAACACACCGGCGGCCAGGTCGCCGATGCCACCCTCGCCACCGTTACTGCCGCAGCCGCGCTGGGCGGTGACGTGCACGTGCTGGTTGCCGGCGGCGACGATGCCGCAGGCGCAGCCGATGCCGCCGCGAAGATCGCCGGCGTCGCCAAGGTGCTGCTGGCGCAGAATGCCGCCTATGCGCACATGCTGGCGGAGAACGTCGCCCCGCTGATCGTGGGCCTGATGGATGGCTACGACGCCGTCCTCGCGCCCGCCACCACCACCGGCAAGAACGTCATGCCGCGCGTCGCCGCGCTGCTCGACGTGATGCAGGTGTCGGACATCATCAGCGTGGAAGGCCCCAAGGCCTTCAAGCGCCCGATCTATGCCGGCAACGCCATCGCCACGGTTGAAAGCAGCGACCCCAAGCTGGTCATCACGGTGCGTACGACCACTTTCGACAAGGCTGCCGCGGAAGGCGGATCGGCCAGTGTCGAGAACGTGTCCGGCTCGGGTGACGCCGGTCTCTCCAGCTTCGTCGGCCTCGATGCCGTCGAAAGCGAGCGTCCCGAACTCACCAGCGCCGGCATCGTCGTCTCCGGCGGTCGTGCGCTGAAGGACGCGGAGACCTTCGAGCAGGTCATCACCCCGCTGGCCGACAAGCTGGGTGCCGCCATCGGTGCCAGCCGTGCCGCTGTCGACGCGGGCTATGTGCCTAACGATTACCAGGTCGGCCAGACCGGCAAGATCGTGGCGCCGGAAGTCTACATCGCCATCGGCATCTCGGGTGCGATCCAGCACCTTGCCGGCATGAAGGACTCCAAGACCATCGTCGCCATCAACAAGGATCCCGACGCGCCGATCTTCCAGGTCGCCGACATCGGCCTGGTGGCAGACCTGTTCAACGCCGTGCCGGAGCTGACCGAAAAGCTCTGA
- a CDS encoding electron transfer flavoprotein subunit beta/FixA family protein produces MKILVPVKRVIDYNVKPRVKADGSGVDLANVKMSMNPFDEIAVEEALRLKEAGKAEEVVAVSIGPAKAQETLRTALAMGADRAILVETDEIVEPLAVAKILKAIAAEEDPGIVMLGKQAIDDDSNQTGQMLAALMERPQGTFASKVEIDGDSVSVTREVDGGLETVKLSLPAIITTDLRLNEPRYASLPNIMKAKKKPLDTKTPADYGVDVAPRLTTTNVSEPPVRQAGEIVADVDALVAKLKALGVA; encoded by the coding sequence ATGAAAATCCTCGTCCCCGTCAAACGGGTCATCGATTACAACGTGAAGCCGCGCGTGAAGGCGGACGGTTCCGGCGTCGATCTTGCCAACGTCAAGATGAGCATGAACCCGTTCGACGAAATCGCCGTGGAAGAGGCGCTGCGACTGAAGGAAGCCGGCAAGGCGGAAGAAGTCGTCGCCGTGTCCATCGGCCCGGCAAAGGCGCAGGAAACGCTGCGCACTGCGCTGGCCATGGGTGCCGATCGCGCCATCCTGGTAGAGACCGACGAGATCGTCGAACCGCTTGCTGTCGCCAAGATCCTCAAGGCCATCGCGGCCGAGGAAGACCCCGGCATCGTGATGCTGGGCAAGCAGGCGATCGACGACGACAGCAACCAGACCGGTCAGATGCTCGCCGCACTGATGGAGCGCCCGCAGGGCACCTTCGCCAGCAAGGTGGAGATCGACGGCGACAGCGTCTCGGTTACCCGCGAAGTCGACGGCGGCCTGGAGACGGTGAAGCTCTCGCTGCCCGCGATCATCACCACCGACCTGCGCCTGAACGAGCCGCGCTATGCCTCGCTGCCGAACATCATGAAGGCGAAGAAGAAGCCGCTCGATACCAAGACGCCGGCTGACTACGGCGTCGACGTGGCGCCGCGCCTGACCACCACCAACGTGTCCGAACCGCCGGTCCGCCAGGCTGGCGAGATCGTCGCGGACGTCGACGCACTGGTTGCCAAGCTCAAAGCCCTGGGAGTCGCCTGA
- a CDS encoding DUF6265 family protein produces the protein MRFWIAPVLLALAAPAAAQETRTLPEDYAPPAADLTQMEWLVGHWRGTGIGGHTAVEHWLPATGDTMVGTFIQTDDTGDIRFSEHMYLSEVDGSLELRLKHFNPDMTSWEERDDYVTFRLIEVEHCAARFGGLTLRCDGDDRLLVAVLIRNSEGATGELVFHLERVH, from the coding sequence ATGCGCTTCTGGATTGCTCCTGTCCTGCTGGCGCTTGCCGCTCCCGCCGCGGCGCAGGAAACCCGTACCTTGCCGGAAGACTACGCGCCGCCCGCCGCTGACCTGACACAGATGGAATGGCTGGTGGGGCACTGGCGCGGGACGGGGATCGGCGGCCATACGGCGGTGGAGCACTGGCTGCCCGCCACGGGCGACACCATGGTCGGCACCTTCATCCAGACCGATGACACGGGCGACATCCGTTTTTCCGAACACATGTACCTGTCCGAGGTAGACGGATCGCTCGAACTGCGGCTCAAGCATTTCAATCCGGACATGACGAGCTGGGAAGAGCGCGACGACTATGTCACCTTCCGGCTGATCGAGGTCGAGCATTGCGCGGCCAGGTTCGGCGGTCTCACCCTGCGCTGCGATGGTGACGACCGGTTGCTCGTGGCGGTACTGATTCGCAATTCCGAAGGTGCGACCGGGGAGCTGGTCTTCCATCTCGAACGGGTGCACTGA
- a CDS encoding exopolysaccharide biosynthesis protein: MSATPQSVNDILDNLAELAGEHDKVSFDQVMHTFGTRTFGPAIMVPALMEITPIGAVPGVPTFLATIVMLVAAQKMLGRRSLWLPGIIGNRSMSGGELLKATEKLRPVAAFMDRHFHRRLKFMTRTPFSQMAAGVVMLLCLTVPFLEVLPFASSVPMLAIAGFGLAVLARDGVLMLVALAASLGALAMGFDYWDGGIRDTAATDGVVTEESVESARQSAAEAGEAATEAAAEVVQGD, from the coding sequence TTGAGTGCCACACCGCAATCGGTCAACGACATCCTCGACAACCTCGCCGAGCTTGCCGGCGAGCATGACAAGGTGTCCTTCGACCAGGTGATGCACACTTTCGGCACGCGCACCTTCGGCCCGGCCATCATGGTGCCCGCGCTCATGGAGATCACGCCGATCGGGGCCGTGCCGGGCGTCCCCACCTTCCTTGCCACGATCGTCATGCTGGTGGCGGCGCAGAAGATGCTGGGGCGGCGCAGTCTGTGGTTGCCCGGCATTATCGGCAACCGCAGCATGTCAGGCGGGGAGCTGCTGAAGGCGACAGAGAAGCTGCGCCCGGTCGCCGCCTTCATGGACCGGCACTTCCACCGCCGGCTGAAGTTCATGACTCGCACGCCGTTCTCGCAGATGGCGGCGGGCGTGGTCATGCTGCTGTGCCTGACGGTGCCGTTCCTCGAGGTGCTGCCCTTTGCCAGCAGCGTGCCGATGCTCGCCATCGCCGGGTTCGGCCTGGCCGTGCTGGCGCGCGACGGGGTGCTGATGCTGGTGGCGCTGGCCGCCAGCCTTGGCGCATTGGCCATGGGGTTCGATTACTGGGACGGCGGGATCCGCGATACCGCCGCCACAGATGGCGTCGTCACCGAAGAGTCGGTGGAATCGGCCAGGCAATCTGCTGCGGAAGCGGGCGAAGCCGCTACCGAAGCCGCTGCCGAAGTGGTGCAGGGCGACTAG